The DNA region AAGTCGTCGGAATTTCTGATGCATACGGTGCATTATACGACGAAAATGGTTTAGATATTGATTATTTACTAGATAAAAGGGACTCATTTGGTACTGTTACGAAACAATTTAAGAACACAATTACAAATAAAGAGTTACTTGAAAAAGAATGTGACATTTTGGTTCCTGCAGCAATAGAAAATCAGTTAACTGTAGAAAATGCTTATAATATTAAGGCGAAAATTATTGTTGAAGCGGCTAATGGACCAACAACAAATGAGGCGACAAGAATTTTAACAGAGCGAGGTATTCTAATCGTACCTGACGTTTTAGCTAATGCTGGCGGAGTTACCGTATCCTATTTTGAATGGGTACAAAATAACCAAGGATATTATTGGACGGAAGAAGAGGTTTGGAAGAAACTAGAAGATGTAATGGTGAAGGCATTTGAAAATGTATATAATACTGCAAATTCCCGCAAAGTGAATATGAGATTAGCTGCCTATATGGTCGGTGTTCGTAGAATGGCGGAAGCTGCACGTTTTCGTGGTTGGGTTTAGGATTCATCTGCAAGCAAAAAAAGGATTGCTCATTAAATTGGGCAATCCTTTTTTTCGCTTTCCTACCGACCGTTTGTTCAAGGAAAGCCGTAAGGTTAGGAGTAGCTTAGAACATACAAGCAACATCATCTTCGTATACGCTACACACAACGGAGCGCGTTGGAACATACTAACCATTTAGCGATCAAAATATTTTTGCAAATCTTCTTGACCATTTTTAAACAAATGATAGGTCACCATTAACTTAATTCTAGCTTTTTGCCCATTCAAACCATTCGAGAATATAACTCCTAATTTCTTTAATTGTTTTCCCCCACCTTCATAATCATAGACATCATCAACAAAACCGTTAAAAGACCTGGATACAAGAACTATCGGTATTTTATTTTCTACTGCTCTTTTAATTCCATTCAACATTTTAGGAGGCAAATTTCCTTGTCCTAATGCTTCAATTACAATTCCTTGGTAATTGTTATCAATATATGTATGAATCAACAAATCATCCATTCCAACAGCAGCCTTGATTAAACCGATTTTTCCATTAGGAGGAACCAATGGATAATTATCTCGAATTAATGGAGCGTGAGAAAAACGGATTCCTTTTTTCGTAACTGTACCGATAGGACCATTTGCAGGGGATTGGAATGTAGCAACATTACTAGTGTGTGTTTTTGTTACATATCGAGCGGCATGTATTTCATCATTAAAAACAACGAGAACCCCTTTTCCACGAGAAGTGGGGTCTTTTGCAACACGTACTGAATTCACTAAATTTAAAGGTCCATCTGCTCCAAGTTCATTACTACTTCTCATTGCTCCTGTAAGAACCACAGGCTTTTCACTTGTAATCAGTAAATCAAGAAAATAGGCCGTTTCTTCTAACGTATCTGTACCATGAGTAATCACGATACCAGAAACATCCTTATTTTCTAAATATTGATTCATATGTAAGGCTAATTGATACATAATTTCCGGTGTCATATGAGGACTAGGAATATTAATGAAATGGTCCATTTGAACTGGTCTGTAATCTTCTAAAAAAGGCATCATTTGGTCAAGAGTATCTTGATCGATTGGTTTAACTGTTCGACTCCTCAAATCTTCACTCATGGCAATCGTGCCACCTGTCGTAATGACGACAACTTTATTCATCATCATTATGTCCTCCATGCAGTTATAGTATTGTCTTTATATATTATATATGACTTAAGCAATAAACAACTAAATTTTTCATAATTCTGGACAAACCGAAAGATAGAACTGGAAAATTTGGGTCACAAATTCTGCAGGTATGTTAACGATTGTGCGCCAGGATACACGAATTTGCATAATAAGCTTATTCTGAACTCAAAATAAAAAAAAACATTATATGAAAAATGGAGTGAAATATCATGTTTAAAGGAATTGCTGGAGTATTAATTCCAATTTTACTTATTGCATTAGTAGGAGCTGGTTTTTGGGGATATCAAGAGAATCAAGAGAAAAATTCAATTTTGATTAAGGCTGAAAACCAATATCAACGGGCTTTTCATGATCTCAATTATCATATTGATTCACTGCATGATGAAATTGGAAAAGCTCTCGTTGTCAATTCTCGTAGACAACTTTCCCCTTCCTTAGCGAATGTCTGGAGACTTTCTTATGCCGCACAAAATGATGTAGGCCAGCTACCATTAACGTTAATGCCATTTAACAAAACTGAGGAGTTCTTAGCTAAAATTGCTGATTTTTCTTATCGAGTAGCAGTAAGAGATTTGGATAAAGATCCGTTAACCGATAAGGAATATAAAACATTAAAAAGTTTATACGAACATTCTAAGGACATCCAACATGAATTAGATCAAGTGCAAACAAAGATCCTTCAAAATCAATTACGATGGATGGACGTTGAGATCGCATTAGCACAACAAGATAAAAAAGCAGATAATACAATTATTGATGGATTTAAGACGATTGAGAAAAAAGTTCAGGAATACCCAGAAATTGATTGGGGTCCGGAAATGACGAAATTAGAGAAGAAAGAGAAAGAAAAAGGGAAAAATTTACGCGGAAGTTTAATTACATCAGACCAGGCAAAGCAAAATGCATTACGCTTTTTAGGTTTATCGGTAAACGACCAAGATATTCGAGTTGAACCATCAGGGAAAGGATCGAATTACCAAGTATATAGTGTTCATATTGAAAAAGATCCACAAATTAACCTCGATTTAACGAAGGTAGGCGGTTATGTCGTTTGGATGATTAAAAATCGACCTGTTAATGAAAGTAGATTAACAACGCAACAAGCTCTAGCAAAAGCAAAACAATTTTTACAAAAACATAATTATCAATCAATGGTTCCGATAGGGATCGATGATTTTGATAACACCAATATTTTTACATTTGCTTATCAACAAAATGGTGTAATTGTTTATCCAGATGTAGTACAAGTAAAAGTGGCCTTGGATAACGGAGAAGTTATTGGTTTTCAGTCGGCTGAATATATTTTTAATCATAAAGAGCGGAAATTGCCAACAGCAAAAGTAACAAAGGAAGTTGCTCGGCAAAAAGTAAATCCTAACTTAAAAATATTATCAACACGTCAAACATTGATCAATAATACGAATGGTGATGAAGTTTTAACTTATGAATTTACAACTTTATTTGATAAAAATCATTACAAAATTTATATTAATGCTTTAACAGGAGAAGAAGAATTAGTGGAAAAAATGAAAGATGGAGATTTTCTCAAAAAATAAAAGTATAACTTGCAAAGGAACTTTGTAGAGATT from Tepidibacillus fermentans includes:
- a CDS encoding asparaginase — its product is MMNKVVVITTGGTIAMSEDLRSRTVKPIDQDTLDQMMPFLEDYRPVQMDHFINIPSPHMTPEIMYQLALHMNQYLENKDVSGIVITHGTDTLEETAYFLDLLITSEKPVVLTGAMRSSNELGADGPLNLVNSVRVAKDPTSRGKGVLVVFNDEIHAARYVTKTHTSNVATFQSPANGPIGTVTKKGIRFSHAPLIRDNYPLVPPNGKIGLIKAAVGMDDLLIHTYIDNNYQGIVIEALGQGNLPPKMLNGIKRAVENKIPIVLVSRSFNGFVDDVYDYEGGGKQLKKLGVIFSNGLNGQKARIKLMVTYHLFKNGQEDLQKYFDR
- the ypeB gene encoding germination protein YpeB — protein: MMFKGIAGVLIPILLIALVGAGFWGYQENQEKNSILIKAENQYQRAFHDLNYHIDSLHDEIGKALVVNSRRQLSPSLANVWRLSYAAQNDVGQLPLTLMPFNKTEEFLAKIADFSYRVAVRDLDKDPLTDKEYKTLKSLYEHSKDIQHELDQVQTKILQNQLRWMDVEIALAQQDKKADNTIIDGFKTIEKKVQEYPEIDWGPEMTKLEKKEKEKGKNLRGSLITSDQAKQNALRFLGLSVNDQDIRVEPSGKGSNYQVYSVHIEKDPQINLDLTKVGGYVVWMIKNRPVNESRLTTQQALAKAKQFLQKHNYQSMVPIGIDDFDNTNIFTFAYQQNGVIVYPDVVQVKVALDNGEVIGFQSAEYIFNHKERKLPTAKVTKEVARQKVNPNLKILSTRQTLINNTNGDEVLTYEFTTLFDKNHYKIYINALTGEEELVEKMKDGDFLKK